CAAGCGCAGGGTCCTCATCGGCGTCCTCGCCGCCCTCGCCGCAGGCACCCTGCTCGCCGCGCTGGCCCCCAACCTGGCCGTGCTGATCGTCGCGCGGGCGCTGCAGGGAGCCGCCGGAGCGATCCTGCCCCTGTCGATCGGCATCGTTCGCGACGAACTGCCCCGGGAGAAGGTCGGCGTCACCGTCGGCCTGCTGTCGGCGATCTTCGGTGTCGGTGCCGGCGTCGGCATCGTGGCCGCGGGTCCGATCGTGGAGCACCTGTCGTGGCACTGGCTGTTCTGGTTGCCGCTGGTCCTCGTCGTCGTCGCGCTGCTCGGGGCCGTCTTCGGGATGCCCGAGTCACGGGTCCGCACGCCCGGACGGCTCGACATGCTCGGCGCCGGCATCCTGTCGGTCTCGCTGGTCGCACTGCTGCTGGCGGTGAGCAAGGGGCAGGCCTGGGGTTGGGGTGAGACGAAGACCGTCGGCCTGTTCGTGCTCGGTGTGGTCGCGCTGATCGTGTTCGTCCTGGTCGAGCTGCGGGTACGCGAGCCGCTCATCGACATGCGACTGATGAGGATTCGCGGTGTCTGGGCCACCGACCTCGTCGCCCTGATCCTCGGCTTCGCGATGTTCGGGACGTTCGTGCTCGTGCCGACCCTGCTCCAACTCCCCGCGGCCACCGGGTACGGGTTCGGCAAGACGGTGTCCCAAGCGGGTCTGTTCCTGCTGCCCACCGTCCTGATGATGGTGGTCTTCGGGCCCCTCGCGGGTCTGCTGGACCGTCGCTTCGGTCCCAAGGTTCCGATGTTCCTCGGCGCGGTCGCGGTCGTCGTCGCGTTCGTGCTGCCGGCCCTCGCCCACGGCGCGTCCTGGCAGGTGCTGCTCTCCGGAGTGCTCACCGGCGCCGGCATCGGACTTGCGTTCGCGGCGATGTCCAACGCCATCATCGAGAGCGTCCCGGCCGGGCAGACCGGTGAGGCGAGCGGTGTCAACACCATCGCGCGGACCATCGGCAGCAGCATCGGCGCGGCGGTCGTCGCGGCCGTCATCACCTCGCACAGCACGCCGCAGGGCCTGCCCACCGACGGGGCCTTCACCGCGGGCTTCTGGGTCTGCGCCGGCGTTGCCGTCCTGGCCGTCTTCGCCTCGCTCGCCCTGCCCTCGGCACACCGCCGCCACCAGCAGGCCGTCGCCGCCGGTGTCGACGACCTCCCGCCCGAGCCCGTCGAGCTGCACCTGCCCCACCGGCACCACTGAGGGGCGTTCCTCACCCTGCTCGCGGTGCGGGTAGTCGTAACTGCCACCGCCCACCCTGGCTGGTGAGCCGGATGATCGCCAATGGCTCCACGTCCAACTGCCGGTACGTCGCGATCGGCAGGTCGAGGGCGTGGACCACCGCGATCCGGATCACCAGCGGGTGGGCGACGGCGACGATCCGCTGGCCGCGTGTGCGTTGCCCGTCCAGCCAACGACCGACCCGGTCCCGCACCGTCGCGACGGATTCGCCTCCGTGCGGGGCCGAGTCCGGTATGGACATCCACTCATGCAGCGCCTGCGGCTGCTCGACGGCGATCTCCTCGAACGACCGTCCGGTCCAGTCGCCGTAGTCACAGTCGGCCAATGCCGCTTCGATGGTGGGCAGCAGACCGAAGGCGTCGGCGGTCTGTGTGGCGGCCGCCTCCGGACCGGACAGGCAGGCATCGTCGACACGCAGGTGCCCGCGCCGGCCCGATTCGGTGCGGGCCTGGGCGAGGGCGGCACGCAGGCCGCCCTCGTCCAAGCCGTCGTCCGCCCCACCGAACCGAGCCCGGCGCAGGGCGGTGGTGTGACCGTGGGCGACCAGCCGGAGGCTGGTGGGGATCACGTGCCCGGCAGCGCGGCGGCGGCCCGGCGACGCCGGTCGTGGTGCATCAGCGCCGCGAACAGCAGGCCGATCCCGGTCCAGAGCACCACCTGGGTGCCGAGCGAGGCCAGCCGGAAGTCCCACAGCAGAGTCGCGGGGAAGTCGTCCGGGACCTCCTGGAAGGAGGGCATCACCACGTAGGCCACCACGGTGACCAGCAGGAACCCGGCAGCGGCCGCAGCGGCGCGTTGCCACGTCGGCGCCGCGTCGCCGACCGCCCGATAGCCCAGCGACCCGCTCCACACCGCCACCAGACCGAGCACCACCATCAGCAGATAGGTGACGGTGCGCTGGTTGAAGGTGGCCGGGTCGCCGACGGCCGGAGGGTTCGCCGGATATTTCAGGAACGGCACGATCACTGCGCCGAGCAGTGCCGCGCCGGCCAGCAGCAGACCCGCCCGGCCGTCGTCGTCGTAGATCCGTCGCCGACGGGACAGCAGGGCGTACGCCGTGGCCAGCAGGCCACCCATCGCGGCGCCGAACAGGCCGGTGGCCAGGAACAGGCCGCCGCGCTGACCCGTCCGGCTGACCAGGGCGTCCTCATGATCGTGCCCACCGGCCGCGGGCTCGGCGTGCGCCGCCGCCTCCTCGATGGCGATGGCCGCCTCGACGTGCGGCTCACCGGCGACGTAGGCGAACGCCCCGGCGAGCAGGCCGGCGATCAGACCGGCGAGCAGCCCACGGACGAGGACGGTGACGAACGGGGGAGCGGTGGTGGCTGTCAGTGGCACGGAACGCCCAGCAGATGCCGGCCGTCGTGCATCAGCTCGTGCAGGTACATGCCGCTGCGCGAGACGGCTCCCTGATCGAAGGCGACGAGGTAGGCCAGCAGGCTGAGCACCGCAACGGTCGCCAGGACCGTCCACAACAGACGCGCACTGGCAGCGGGGTGCACCAACGGCTGGCTGGACGTGGAAGTAGACATGGAACACGAACCTCCCCGGGGATGACGCGTCCCCATCGCAAGGCTGCGGACGACCGAGCGTCCTGGCTCGCGGTCCCCGTGGTGAGACTGAGGAACCGCTTACAGTGGCGCGACCGCGCCGGATTCACACCGGCTTCCCTCGCGTCGCCGCAGATAGTGGGTCGACGGTATCGGTGCCGCCGCAGTCGGTCAACCCGGCCCCGCCAGCCGAACGGGCCGACGAGAGGGTAGCCATGGGGGTGGATGTCAAAGATATGATGCTTGATTGGTCGTGGCGCGCCGCCTGCGACCCGCGAGCGCCCTGTTACCGCTAACATGGTCAAACTGCCGGATGGGTCCGAAGCACCGGGCCGACCCGGACGTCTGACCAATGACTGGGCGGGGTGTGGGTGTACGTGAGCGCGCTGGGACGTGTCCGATGACGACCAACGAAACCCCGTCGGGACCGGGCATCGTGGACGCGCACCACCACCTCTGGGTCCGGGCACGGCACCCGCAGCCCTGGATCGATCCGCACACCATGGCCGTGATCGACGACGACTTCACTCCGGTCGACCTGGCCCCGGCAGCCCGGGCCGTCGGGGTCACCCAGACCGTCGTCGTGCAGTCCGTCGCCGCCCGGACGGAGACGCCCGAACTGCTGGGCATCGCGGCCGACGACCCCCTCATCGCCGGAGTCGTCGGCTGGGTCGACCTCACCGCGGACGACGTCGACCATCGCCTCGACCGGCTCCGGGCCGCACGGGGTGGAGACCGGCTGGTCGGGATCCGGCACCTCGTCCAATCCGAACCTGACCCGGCGTACCTCGACCGCCCGGAGGTCCGGCGGGGCATCGCCGCGGTCGGCGCCGCTGGCCTCGCCTTCGACCTGCTGGTGCGCGACCACCAACTGCCGGCGGCCACCCGGCTCGTCCGCGATCTGCCCCAGATGCGGTTCGTCCTGGACCACCTCGGCAAACCGTCGCTCGGGCGTGCCGGCCTCGGCGACTGGCCCCGTGACCTGCGTACGCTCGCCGCCGAGCCCAACACGACGGCGAAGCTCTCCGGCCTGGTGACCGAAGTGGACGGCCCGTCCTGGACGACGGCGGATGTGCGGCCCGCCGTCGAGCACGCGCTCGACGTGTTTGGCCCGGACCGGTTGATGTTCGGCTCGGACTGGCCGGTGTGTCTGCTCGCCACCTCGTACACCCGCTGGGTCGAGGCCCTCACCGACCTGCTGGACCCGCTCCGCGACGACGAGCGTGCGGCGATCTGGCGACAGACGGCCCGTCGGGCCTACCGGCTGGAGACGTCGTGAGGCCGCAGCGGCTCGCGGCCTGACGGGCCGAAAGCCCCTCCCCGCCTGGGCATGGTGATCGATCGGTCGCAGGTTGTGCCAGTTTGATCAGACGTATGCCCGTGGTGGCCTGGGCATCGCTGACAAAACATGTCGGCAAGACCTTGGCAACATATGTAGATGCGTGGCAAGGTAACGCCTGATCGAGGGAAACATCCGACCTATCTCTACGGGCGGTGCCCGGGCATGCGAGGTCCGACGATGAGTACGGTCGAGGCAGCCGCCGGCTCGCAGCGCGGCGAACTCAGCGATTGGTTCCGGGAACGGATCTCCCACGCCGTCTCCGAGCTGACCGCCGCGACCGCGCTCGTGGTCCTGTTCATCGCGTTGACCCTCGCCAGTCCCTACTTCCTGACCGCGGACAACCTCTTCAACATCGGGGCGCAGACCGCGGTGATCGCCATCATCGCCACGGCGCAGACGATGGTCATCATCACGAAGGGCATCGACCTGTCCGTGGGGTCGATCGCCGCGCTGGCCGGCGTCGCGGGCGCGATGGTCGTCCGCGACCTCGGCTTCTCGCTCTGGGCGGCGACGATCGTGGCGATCGGCGTCGGCGCGCTGGCCGGGCTGCTGAACGGGCTGCTGGTGACCGTGGCCCGGATTCCGCCGTTCATTGCGACGCTGGGAACGATGTCCGTGGGCCGCGGTCTCGTCTTCATCGTCAGCGGAGCGGTCGGCGTCTACGGTTTGCCCCGATCCTTCCAGCTGCTCGGCAACGGGGAGATCCTCGGCATCCCGTTCGCCGTGGTGATCACC
The nucleotide sequence above comes from Micromonospora luteifusca. Encoded proteins:
- a CDS encoding MFS transporter, with amino-acid sequence MTHTIQESTPVGATADGAPRARSTLLVLYLSLGGLAFAVLQSLVAPALSTIARDLSVSTGDISWVLTAYLLAASVLTPILGRLGDMVGKRRVLIGVLAALAAGTLLAALAPNLAVLIVARALQGAAGAILPLSIGIVRDELPREKVGVTVGLLSAIFGVGAGVGIVAAGPIVEHLSWHWLFWLPLVLVVVALLGAVFGMPESRVRTPGRLDMLGAGILSVSLVALLLAVSKGQAWGWGETKTVGLFVLGVVALIVFVLVELRVREPLIDMRLMRIRGVWATDLVALILGFAMFGTFVLVPTLLQLPAATGYGFGKTVSQAGLFLLPTVLMMVVFGPLAGLLDRRFGPKVPMFLGAVAVVVAFVLPALAHGASWQVLLSGVLTGAGIGLAFAAMSNAIIESVPAGQTGEASGVNTIARTIGSSIGAAVVAAVITSHSTPQGLPTDGAFTAGFWVCAGVAVLAVFASLALPSAHRRHQQAVAAGVDDLPPEPVELHLPHRHH
- a CDS encoding histidine phosphatase family protein, whose product is MIPTSLRLVAHGHTTALRRARFGGADDGLDEGGLRAALAQARTESGRRGHLRVDDACLSGPEAAATQTADAFGLLPTIEAALADCDYGDWTGRSFEEIAVEQPQALHEWMSIPDSAPHGGESVATVRDRVGRWLDGQRTRGQRIVAVAHPLVIRIAVVHALDLPIATYRQLDVEPLAIIRLTSQGGRWQLRLPAPRAG
- a CDS encoding CbtA family protein yields the protein MPLTATTAPPFVTVLVRGLLAGLIAGLLAGAFAYVAGEPHVEAAIAIEEAAAHAEPAAGGHDHEDALVSRTGQRGGLFLATGLFGAAMGGLLATAYALLSRRRRIYDDDGRAGLLLAGAALLGAVIVPFLKYPANPPAVGDPATFNQRTVTYLLMVVLGLVAVWSGSLGYRAVGDAAPTWQRAAAAAAGFLLVTVVAYVVMPSFQEVPDDFPATLLWDFRLASLGTQVVLWTGIGLLFAALMHHDRRRRAAAALPGT
- a CDS encoding CbtB domain-containing protein, with the protein product MSTSTSSQPLVHPAASARLLWTVLATVAVLSLLAYLVAFDQGAVSRSGMYLHELMHDGRHLLGVPCH
- a CDS encoding amidohydrolase family protein, translated to MTTNETPSGPGIVDAHHHLWVRARHPQPWIDPHTMAVIDDDFTPVDLAPAARAVGVTQTVVVQSVAARTETPELLGIAADDPLIAGVVGWVDLTADDVDHRLDRLRAARGGDRLVGIRHLVQSEPDPAYLDRPEVRRGIAAVGAAGLAFDLLVRDHQLPAATRLVRDLPQMRFVLDHLGKPSLGRAGLGDWPRDLRTLAAEPNTTAKLSGLVTEVDGPSWTTADVRPAVEHALDVFGPDRLMFGSDWPVCLLATSYTRWVEALTDLLDPLRDDERAAIWRQTARRAYRLETS
- a CDS encoding ABC transporter permease is translated as MSTVEAAAGSQRGELSDWFRERISHAVSELTAATALVVLFIALTLASPYFLTADNLFNIGAQTAVIAIIATAQTMVIITKGIDLSVGSIAALAGVAGAMVVRDLGFSLWAATIVAIGVGALAGLLNGLLVTVARIPPFIATLGTMSVGRGLVFIVSGAVGVYGLPRSFQLLGNGEILGIPFAVVITVLVAVGVAFLLSQTRFGQYTYAMGSNLEAARRSGIGVRRHLTGVYVLAGVLVGLGGMIAASRVNSGQPNYGISLELDVIAAAVIGGASLFGGQGRIVGTIIGAFLIALVRNGAVLLDISIHYQQVIVGLIIWAAVYFDQYRRRRLEARG